The proteins below come from a single Mycobacterium parmense genomic window:
- a CDS encoding type VII secretion-associated protein, whose product MSGHRAIIECGPATIRRLCCGAACVADTEVIRALLGSLDDEFALVDERPVAVDSLWRSALAAVACAGCDGAVVVHPSWWSSARVHRVTAAMGAVTGDAVARPRSWLLLRASRAGCGTTAVVEIAERLVMVSGAEKIALPRRADPQLAGDEALAAIAGMEPAVVLIDAPGAVDGAATLARLIAGAARAAGRTVVEVDDVQLPRLARSSPPAASAAPRPPPGGRRRVRAVAGLGAAAAALVAGVPAVATVERHAAIPVTRAEISQTTFLVEGRVAVVVPAGWPTQRLTGGPGSARVQVTSPSDPEVALHVTQSPVSGETPGDSAQRLRRAIDAEPAGVFVDFNPTGVSAGRSGVTYREVRTGHHVRWTVLLDGPVRISIGCQSRPGGEDAIRAVCEQAVRSAHAI is encoded by the coding sequence GTGAGCGGGCATCGCGCGATCATCGAGTGCGGGCCGGCCACGATACGCCGATTATGTTGCGGCGCAGCGTGTGTGGCGGACACTGAGGTCATTCGCGCGCTGCTGGGCAGCCTGGACGACGAGTTCGCCCTCGTCGACGAGCGTCCGGTGGCCGTGGATTCGCTGTGGCGGTCGGCGCTGGCCGCGGTGGCTTGTGCGGGGTGTGACGGGGCGGTCGTCGTGCACCCGTCGTGGTGGTCGTCGGCGCGGGTGCACAGGGTGACCGCGGCCATGGGCGCGGTCACCGGTGACGCGGTGGCGCGCCCCCGGTCGTGGCTGCTGCTGCGGGCCTCCCGTGCCGGTTGCGGAACGACGGCGGTTGTGGAGATCGCCGAGCGCCTGGTGATGGTCTCCGGCGCCGAGAAGATCGCGCTGCCCCGCCGCGCCGACCCGCAACTCGCGGGCGACGAGGCCCTGGCCGCGATCGCCGGCATGGAGCCGGCAGTCGTGCTGATCGACGCGCCGGGCGCCGTCGACGGGGCCGCCACGCTTGCGAGGTTGATCGCCGGCGCGGCGCGGGCCGCGGGGCGCACGGTCGTCGAGGTCGACGACGTACAGCTGCCCCGCCTCGCGCGGTCGAGCCCGCCGGCGGCAAGCGCCGCGCCCCGGCCGCCACCCGGAGGCCGGCGACGCGTCAGGGCGGTCGCCGGGCTCGGGGCCGCTGCGGCGGCGCTGGTGGCGGGGGTGCCGGCCGTCGCGACCGTGGAGCGGCACGCCGCGATCCCCGTGACCCGGGCGGAGATCTCGCAGACCACGTTCCTGGTGGAAGGCCGCGTCGCGGTCGTGGTGCCCGCGGGCTGGCCCACGCAACGGCTGACCGGGGGACCCGGTTCCGCGCGGGTACAGGTCACGTCGCCCTCGGACCCCGAGGTCGCGTTGCACGTCACGCAATCGCCGGTCTCGGGCGAGACGCCGGGTGACAGCGCACAACGGCTGCGACGAGCGATCGACGCCGAGCCCGCAGGGGTGTTCGTCGATTTCAACCCGACCGGGGTCAGTGCCGGCCGGTCCGGGGTGACCTATCGGGAAGTCCGCACCGGCCACCACGTGCGGTGGACGGTGCTGCTCGACGGGCCCGTGCGGATCAGCATCGGGTGCCAGAGCCGGCCGGGTGGCGAGGACGCCATCCGCGCAGTCTGCGAGCAGGCGGTGCGATCCGCGCACGCGATTTGA
- the eccCa gene encoding type VII secretion protein EccCa, producing the protein MTNVFAPAPRRRPPACATADVAVTAPPAVPSPGGRSTLMRLAPIAMSVVSLGVVAVAFVSGSGMTRNPMFLVFPVTMLVSMVTAAFTGGGRASGAGVDTDRADYLAYLSRLREQVIETAAAQRLSLCWSHPDPDTLWTLVGGPRMWERRAGDDDFGLVRIGFGTRPLATRLVAPDLPEGRRRDPVTVEALQRFLGTYSTIDAPITIDLRAHATVTIDGDTSAVRGVLRALICQLAVLHPPDQLSIVGAVGDRHAEWDWLKWLPHNRHAADADALGAARMVYRNPAQALEALGHADGAHAVVVADLGERAEAFEAAGATVLRVGAGGDGAPVIVRASGAREALSRPDRLGRQDALVCARRLAGYRPGSVAKADWAAMAGVGDVAEFDPARLWRNGARLTVPIGTADGGPVELDIKEAAAGGMGPHGLCVGATGSGKSELLRTIALGMVARNSPEALNLLLVDFKGGATFLEFAAVPHVSAVITNLAEEAPMVARMREALAGELNRRQRVLRAAGCGSVADYERARRDCAGLAPLPTLLVVVDEFSELLSQQPEFAETFAAIGRLGRSLGVHLLLASQRLDEGRLRGLEAHLSYRICLKTMSAAESRAVLGSQDAYELPSTPGAGLLRVGGGGMIRFQAAYASGPRCLPPSRTPTAAAALARPFTTRPAGRVTRPAARAGTAAPTVLGAILDRLSAYGPPAHRVWLPPLDEAPSLDAVLRGGATAAALTVPIGIVDRPFEQRRTPLVVDLSGAAGNVAIVGAPQSGKSTALRSLITALAATHDARRVQFYCLDLGGGALASLRPWPHVGAVAGRAEPRLAARIVAECESVVRSREALFGCRGIASMGEYRRRRPGCGDDPFGDVFLVIDGWATLRREFEDLEHRITALAAEGLSYGVHVMLSASRWAEIRPSLKDQAGTRIELRLGDPADSELSRKAARDVPHDRPGRGLSREGLHMVIALPGDVVPQGESSAPRIPLLPALVAHDAVVDQAGDDSGAQLLLGLEERRIRPVAADFARHSHLLVFGEDRCGKTATLRTLCREVVRTRTPGQARLVIVDFRRSLLGAIESEHLDGYAMSPSALAALMPRLLEVLRERMPPADASQAQLLRAGPWWSGPEVFLVVDDYDLATAPTASPLAGVLEYLPYARDLGLHLIVARRSAGAERALFEPLLAGLRDLGCMTLMMSGCPDGGAPFGTGRPSRMPAGRGVLAARGDDDQLVQVGWSPP; encoded by the coding sequence GTGACCAATGTCTTCGCGCCCGCGCCGCGGCGCCGGCCGCCGGCGTGCGCGACCGCGGACGTCGCCGTCACCGCCCCGCCCGCGGTGCCCTCGCCGGGCGGGCGGAGCACGCTGATGCGGCTGGCGCCGATCGCGATGTCGGTGGTGAGCCTGGGCGTCGTGGCCGTGGCGTTCGTGTCCGGGTCGGGCATGACGCGTAACCCGATGTTCCTGGTGTTCCCGGTGACGATGCTGGTCTCGATGGTGACGGCGGCCTTCACCGGAGGCGGGCGAGCGTCCGGGGCGGGCGTCGATACCGACCGGGCAGACTACCTGGCCTACCTGAGCCGGTTGCGCGAGCAGGTTATCGAAACCGCTGCGGCGCAACGATTGTCACTGTGCTGGAGCCATCCGGATCCCGACACGCTGTGGACGCTGGTCGGCGGCCCGCGAATGTGGGAGAGGCGGGCGGGCGACGATGACTTCGGACTCGTACGGATAGGCTTCGGAACACGCCCTCTCGCAACCCGTTTGGTGGCCCCCGACCTTCCGGAGGGCCGGCGCCGTGATCCGGTCACCGTCGAGGCGCTGCAACGTTTCCTGGGGACGTATTCGACGATCGACGCGCCGATCACGATCGACCTGCGGGCGCACGCGACCGTGACGATCGACGGTGACACGTCGGCGGTGCGGGGGGTCCTGCGCGCGCTGATCTGCCAGCTGGCCGTGCTGCACCCTCCGGATCAGCTGTCGATCGTGGGCGCGGTTGGCGACCGCCACGCCGAGTGGGACTGGCTGAAGTGGTTGCCGCACAACCGGCATGCCGCCGATGCCGATGCGCTGGGCGCCGCCCGGATGGTGTACCGGAACCCCGCGCAGGCGCTCGAGGCGCTCGGCCATGCCGACGGCGCGCACGCGGTGGTCGTCGCCGACCTCGGCGAGCGCGCCGAGGCCTTCGAGGCCGCCGGCGCGACCGTCCTGCGGGTCGGCGCCGGTGGTGACGGCGCCCCGGTGATCGTGCGAGCCTCCGGTGCGCGCGAGGCACTGTCGCGCCCGGACCGGCTGGGCCGGCAGGACGCGCTGGTCTGCGCGAGGCGGCTGGCCGGTTACCGGCCGGGGTCCGTCGCCAAGGCGGATTGGGCCGCGATGGCCGGTGTCGGGGACGTGGCCGAATTCGACCCTGCCCGGTTGTGGCGCAACGGTGCACGCCTGACCGTGCCCATCGGAACCGCCGACGGCGGCCCGGTCGAGCTCGACATCAAAGAGGCCGCCGCCGGGGGCATGGGGCCCCACGGGTTGTGCGTCGGGGCGACCGGGTCGGGCAAATCGGAGCTGCTGCGGACCATCGCCCTGGGTATGGTGGCGCGCAATTCCCCGGAGGCGCTCAACCTGCTGCTTGTCGACTTCAAGGGCGGCGCAACATTTCTGGAGTTCGCGGCCGTTCCCCACGTGTCCGCCGTCATCACCAACCTCGCCGAGGAGGCGCCAATGGTGGCCAGGATGCGAGAGGCGCTCGCGGGCGAGCTGAATCGCCGCCAACGGGTGCTGCGTGCGGCCGGCTGTGGCAGCGTCGCGGACTATGAGCGTGCGCGGCGGGACTGCGCCGGGCTCGCCCCCCTGCCCACGTTGCTGGTGGTGGTCGACGAGTTCTCCGAATTGCTCTCGCAGCAGCCGGAATTCGCCGAGACGTTCGCGGCGATCGGCAGGCTGGGCCGATCGCTGGGCGTGCACCTGCTGCTGGCCAGTCAGCGGCTGGACGAGGGTCGGTTGCGGGGCCTGGAGGCGCACCTGTCCTACCGGATCTGCCTGAAAACCATGTCGGCTGCCGAATCACGCGCGGTCCTGGGATCGCAGGACGCCTACGAACTGCCGAGCACACCCGGCGCCGGCCTGCTCCGGGTCGGGGGCGGCGGGATGATCCGGTTCCAGGCCGCGTACGCGTCCGGGCCGCGCTGCTTACCGCCGTCCCGAACACCGACGGCGGCGGCCGCTTTGGCGCGTCCGTTCACCACGCGCCCGGCCGGCCGGGTGACGCGCCCGGCCGCCCGCGCGGGCACCGCGGCACCGACGGTTCTGGGTGCGATCCTCGACCGGCTGTCGGCGTACGGGCCGCCCGCCCACAGGGTCTGGCTGCCGCCGCTCGACGAGGCGCCGTCTTTGGACGCCGTGTTGCGCGGCGGCGCGACCGCAGCGGCCCTGACGGTGCCGATCGGGATCGTCGACCGGCCGTTCGAACAGCGCCGGACACCGCTGGTGGTGGACCTGTCCGGGGCCGCGGGCAACGTCGCGATTGTCGGCGCGCCGCAATCGGGCAAGTCGACGGCGCTGCGCAGCCTGATCACCGCGCTGGCGGCCACTCACGACGCGCGCCGGGTGCAGTTCTACTGCCTCGACCTGGGCGGCGGGGCGCTGGCGTCGCTGCGGCCGTGGCCGCACGTCGGCGCGGTCGCCGGCCGCGCCGAGCCACGACTCGCCGCGCGCATCGTGGCCGAGTGCGAGTCCGTCGTCCGCTCGCGGGAGGCCTTGTTCGGTTGCCGCGGCATTGCATCGATGGGCGAGTACCGTCGCCGGCGCCCGGGGTGCGGCGACGATCCCTTCGGGGATGTGTTCCTGGTGATCGACGGCTGGGCGACGCTGCGCCGCGAGTTCGAGGATTTGGAGCACCGGATCACCGCCCTGGCGGCCGAGGGTCTTTCGTACGGCGTGCACGTGATGCTGTCGGCGTCGCGGTGGGCCGAGATACGGCCGTCGCTGAAGGATCAGGCCGGCACCCGTATCGAGCTGCGGCTGGGTGACCCGGCCGACTCGGAGCTGAGCCGCAAGGCGGCGCGCGACGTACCCCATGACAGGCCGGGGCGCGGTCTGTCCCGCGAGGGGCTGCACATGGTCATCGCCCTGCCCGGAGACGTTGTCCCACAGGGCGAATCGTCGGCGCCGCGGATACCGCTGCTGCCCGCGCTGGTGGCCCACGACGCCGTCGTCGACCAGGCCGGTGACGATTCGGGAGCGCAGCTGTTGCTCGGCCTCGAGGAGCGTCGAATCCGGCCCGTGGCGGCCGACTTCGCGCGGCACTCGCACCTGCTGGTCTTCGGGGAGGACCGGTGCGGGAAGACCGCCACCCTGCGCACCCTGTGCCGCGAGGTCGTCCGCACCCGAACCCCCGGGCAGGCCCGGCTGGTGATCGTCGACTTCCGGCGTTCGCTGCTGGGGGCGATCGAGTCCGAACACCTCGACGGGTATGCCATGTCGCCGTCGGCATTGGCTGCGTTGATGCCGCGGCTCCTGGAGGTGTTGCGGGAACGCATGCCCCCCGCGGACGCCTCGCAGGCGCAGCTGCTGCGGGCCGGGCCCTGGTGGTCGGGCCCGGAGGTCTTCCTCGTCGTCGACGACTACGACCTGGCGACCGCACCGACGGCCAGCCCACTGGCCGGTGTCCTCGAATACCTGCCGTATGCAAGGGATCTCGGGTTGCACCTCATTGTCGCCCGGCGCAGCGCCGGCGCCGAGCGTGCGCTGTTCGAGCCGCTGCTGGCGGGCCTGCGCGACCTCGGGTGCATGACGCTGATGATGAGCGGCTGCCCGGACGGCGGCGCGCCGTTCGGGACCGGGCGCCCGTCCCGGATGCCGGCGGGCCGGGGCGTCCTGGCGGCCCGCGGCGACGACGACCAGCTCGTCCAGGTTGGCTGGAGCCCGCCGTGA
- the eccD gene encoding type VII secretion integral membrane protein EccD, with product MPASEPGLRRVSVHAGAAVVDLVLPAETPVGVLLPSIVDLLPDQRGDDGWVGTRHQLSLPGAAPLDTSTTLVQNDIPDGAVLVLSRPATPLPAPRFHDAAEALAQAPGPGSRVLSRRAIRLTAAVAAACVTVAGLATLIWTSRIDAGAREVVSVATASAALVALLLAVIAQRSYRDGAVGLTLGLATVAFATATGFLAVPGGPGAPHVLLGATATAVTSVVTMRAAACGLATFTATSALALIVALAASAALLTAAPLRAVGAASALVSVGLLGVAARLSILLAGLSPRPSDPGDPALADRAARAECWLSGLLTAFASSAAGGAVVTVLAGAPGLSCTAFGALTGALLLLRARSAGRSGEALTFTAGGTAVVVATLTVAASRAPAPAAWVVAVTAGLAAAALYLGFVAPERRPSPVARRGVELLECAALVVLVPLTCWVCGLYGAVRALDIPRLADLR from the coding sequence TTGCCTGCATCCGAGCCGGGACTGCGCCGCGTGTCGGTTCACGCCGGCGCCGCCGTCGTCGACCTGGTGCTGCCCGCCGAGACCCCGGTAGGCGTGCTGCTCCCGTCGATCGTCGACCTGCTGCCGGATCAGCGCGGCGACGACGGTTGGGTGGGGACGCGACACCAGCTGTCGCTGCCCGGCGCGGCCCCGCTCGACACCTCGACCACACTGGTGCAGAACGATATTCCCGACGGCGCCGTCCTGGTGCTGAGCCGCCCCGCGACACCGTTGCCCGCTCCCCGCTTCCACGACGCCGCCGAGGCCCTGGCGCAGGCGCCGGGGCCCGGGTCCCGGGTCCTCAGCCGGCGCGCGATCCGCCTCACCGCCGCGGTGGCGGCGGCCTGCGTGACCGTCGCCGGGCTGGCGACGCTGATCTGGACGTCCCGCATCGACGCCGGCGCAAGGGAAGTCGTCTCGGTCGCCACGGCGTCGGCCGCCTTGGTCGCGCTGCTCCTCGCGGTGATCGCGCAGCGGTCGTACCGGGACGGGGCCGTCGGCCTGACGCTGGGTTTGGCCACCGTGGCCTTCGCCACGGCGACCGGTTTCCTCGCAGTGCCCGGCGGCCCCGGCGCCCCGCACGTCCTGCTGGGCGCGACGGCGACGGCCGTCACCTCGGTGGTGACCATGCGCGCGGCCGCCTGCGGCCTCGCCACGTTCACGGCGACGTCGGCCCTGGCCCTGATCGTCGCGCTGGCGGCGTCGGCGGCCCTGCTCACCGCCGCCCCCCTGCGCGCCGTGGGTGCGGCATCGGCGTTGGTGTCCGTCGGCCTGCTCGGCGTCGCGGCGCGGCTGTCGATCCTGCTGGCGGGGTTGTCGCCGCGGCCCTCGGACCCCGGTGATCCCGCGCTCGCCGACCGGGCCGCGCGCGCCGAGTGCTGGCTGTCCGGCCTGCTCACGGCGTTCGCCTCGTCGGCCGCCGGGGGCGCGGTGGTCACCGTGCTCGCCGGCGCGCCCGGCCTGTCGTGCACCGCTTTCGGCGCCCTCACCGGCGCACTGCTGCTGCTGCGCGCCCGATCCGCCGGCCGCAGCGGCGAGGCGCTGACGTTCACCGCCGGCGGCACGGCCGTCGTCGTGGCGACCCTGACCGTTGCGGCCTCGCGCGCCCCGGCACCCGCCGCGTGGGTCGTCGCGGTCACCGCGGGGCTGGCCGCCGCGGCGCTGTACCTGGGGTTCGTCGCCCCCGAGCGGCGGCCCTCGCCGGTCGCGCGCCGCGGCGTCGAGCTGCTGGAGTGCGCGGCGCTGGTCGTGCTGGTTCCGCTGACCTGCTGGGTGTGCGGCCTGTACGGGGCGGTGCGGGCACTGGACATCCCGCGACTCGCCGATCTTCGGTGA